GACAATCAAGATAAGAATAGTTATTCATCAAGTCGGTCTAGGTGATAAACTGAACTCGGTGTGGAAATATTTGAGACTTATTAGTCAATTTAAGTTCAACTCGGTAAATTACTCGATCAAGAATGGTTTGAACTCGCCTTCTTGAAGTACATTCAAAATCAATTGccccatttttttaaaattatttacaaatCATAGTGGCAATTATCTTATTAGAGATCTGTTATGTTTACAAAGGCCAATCACATTGAGCCGCTCTGATACTTGAATCATCCGAGAAGATATTCCAAATAGTAGCTAGATTAAAAGGAGCAACTCTCGGATATCTTGGATTATTAAGACCCTAATCAAGGTAAGTATTCAAATAGATGAAATttctttgattctattattaaaagagaaataattaCATGACAATTAGCCCAAAAATTGTCAAGCTAACAAAGCTCGTAATGTGAGAATATGAGGTGATGGAAAGCTAGGTGGAGGAAGACAAGTATAAGAATATGAATATTGCCTTCTCATATTGAAGACATATATGTACAAGCTTATTTATAATACATAAGGTCTAACAAGTTCATGCAACAAATtacagaaaagagaagaagatgattcccTAATATACAATATCAGTCAATTCCTAATCACATCTAATAACTGGCAATGATATGTCCAACGTAAAACTTTACTAATAGTGGAGGTCCAAGGATAGAGTTTTCCACCAAACAAAAGGTACCGACCACCTCCTAATCATTCAAGCGTGCTAATTGCATCGTCAGCTAATCATGACTGAACTTAAAGATGCTTCCCAATAAAATATTCCTTGTATATACTGCCATTTGGACCTCATTCATAAGGCCTGCAAATGAAAGCACTCATAACTTCTTGTCACAACTTCATCAGTCCTATATAGACAAAATAAATCGGGGAAGATATCCGTagttttcatttaattgatagcatatttataaaagagaaaaatgacataaatagttgatgaattttgattcaatgtgTAATATCGTCCATGaacattcaatttatttaatgcggtTCATGAACCATGACCCAatattcaatgtaatcattGAACTTTTAAACAATTTCATTATCGGGAGGGATCGATGAAGGTGGGCGATGGCAAGTGGGGGTTGCTCGGCCTTGGCCAGGGGCTGACGACCCTTGCTAACAGCAAGCGAGGGCTTGTTGGCCCTTGCcaagatctaggcaagggttgtaGTGAGGCCTTAGTCGGGGCACAATGACCCCTATTGGCTCTCTCCCACCCTTGTTGGCCCCTCTTGGTGATGGTGGGACAATGATGGCAAGGGCTTGCAGCCTTGTCtgcatgatttttttcttttttctttgggatATGTAtaataaaagtcctaaaacttgtcagaAAAGTGCattgagtcataaacttatATATGTAgtcaaattagttcaattaagtcataaagtTAATACCGTCAAACTTACCAATAGAAAATACCGATGTGGCAGTTGAAATGAATTACTTTTTCccacgtggcttttttttttaaattattttttattttccacgtggcttttaaaattgttattccttttaaaattagatttaaaaactaaaaaggaaacgttaaaattatttaaaaaacaaaattgttaaaaaaaaaaaaggtactgGTGGGAACTTTTGCTACTGCCCATCGCCGAAGGTGCCTACAACCGTCGCTAGCCCTAGGTGGGGGTGCCTGGCCCTTGTCAACCCTTACAGTGAGGGTTGACGAGGCCTTGCCTAAGGCGAGTGATGGTTGCCGACCTCCCCgtgagggccgacgaggcttCGTCCAGATGGCGATGGTCGCCGGCCCCACATGAGGGCCGGTGTGCCCATCTAAGCACCCTCGCCCGACTCCGGTGAGAGTCGCCGGCCGAGCCTAGGGTCGACTAGGCCTCACCGCTGGCCAACCCCCTTGCTGGCCCCCTCCGGCAATGGGCGACGGCGGCGCGTAAACACTTGCCggtgtcattttcttctttttgtaatAGTTTTGtttcttaaataaattttagcttttcttttttagtttttatatataatttttaaatattttgagtaaaaaaataattaagaaaagtcacttggaaaataaaaaaattcatttaaaatgccagttaatgccacgtcagcattctTCATTAGTAAGTTTGGAGGtattaactttaggactcaattgaatcaatttgacaatttttaggatctgattgtattttttacaaattttagggCTTAATTACACTTTCCTAACAAGTTTAAAgatttttattacacatatccctttttcttttttaaaatttagcttaattcaaataaaattagtattaaaaattacattttgaccaaaaatggCATCATTTTAGTTTTATACTATATGATTTAGCCACGTCATTGCCACATAAAAGAGAGACATATTAAGGAAAGCCATGTTAGTATTATTCGGTAGCCAAATTGGACAATGTTAACGGAAAGACTCGCTTgattcaatttgacaagttttagacttaattacactttttgtaaattttaagattcaattatacttttataacaaaatttgaaatttttagtgaaTACATCCGATGTTAtcttccaacaattttttttttaaatcaaaatatatgaaagtacccttttttaaaaaaatacgaGTGAAGCAAGTGAGGTGACTGGTCCTCCTCTAGAAAGGTATCTTTATTTAAGAATATCCTAATCCTTACCACAGATCCACGAATCAACCTTGCTTTATATCAAACTCAATCCATCAATCCGAGATTGAGAAGGGGCATGGGCATGCCCAATCAAAACGGAAGCAACGTTCCCAACGTTGATGGAATTGATATGACCCCTATATCTTTTAAGCCTACATGTAGATGCATTCATCAGAGCATGTAACATATGTTTTCTCcatcaacttcttcttttttaaagctttttgaCTCTGAAGTTGGCATGTGAACTTCTGCACAATTCACCAATTATACCACAAGGTTCATAGACCACCATCAGAGCTATCTTCATGCATAATGATTGATGTAGGCGTATTATCATGCCCCTTAGGCTGCACAGATTTAGCCAATCAAAGCAATCCTTTCCCTTCGAAGGATTCCCGCCAATAAATTTGTCAGGAGAACAGTCCATTTTTTGTGCTTATAAAATGCACAAGTTGCAAAGTTCTCTCTccgtgtgtgtgcgtgtgtgcaTATCCGAGATCCTTTTTCTGCTGTTGTGAAATGAATCACCTTATTTTTAACTTTCCTTCTGAACCATTCAAGGTTCGTCCCATCTATTCTTTGTCTACACAATTGGTCATTGGCAACATGAAGAGAGAGAGCGCAAAGACACAACGTCGTGCTAGCCTGTTCTTATTCCAAGGCTAGGAATGGCGGTCTGGATCTGACCAGAGGATAGCCATATATTCATACTTAAAGATGCAGAAACAGTTCCGAATGATGACCCTTATGTAGGGTAGCTCACACTGCAGAACCCTGCATTGCCACTATTGTACCCCAATCATTTGTCCTTTATTGTTTTTTGGCTTGAACTGTGGTAGGTGAGTGTTGTGCGGTAATGTCGTCTTCTTGGTCAGTCTCATTTTGGTACGTGATCTTTCTGCAATATTTCTTGATTCTTCATTGCAAGTTgtcgtctttttttttctttttttcttttttgttaattatcACTAGTGAAAAGACGTTCTGGTGTATTCGAATTGGGGTCTTAGTGACAATCATTGGTTCGCTTAAATAAAGTGTCAACAGCCTCCAAGGTTAGAGTTAGCCAGGGAGAGCGATCATGGCAAAATACAGCAACTGTAGGTTCGTGATAGGTGGTCGGGATCCTGCATTGAAACCAGTCGTTAAGGACCGGAGCAAAACAGCCAAGCAGCTTAAATGGTTTTTGCTGATGAAGGCGAATAGGGCCATCTCCTCAGTGGCCTTTGTTGGAAATGTTCTTTGCACGATGGTGAGTAGTATCAAGAAGAGATTGCTATTTGGTCAAAGAGAGAGTGATGAGACTGTGAAATTAGACAAAAGTAAGTTTCTCTTCAGACTTATCCTAGCATTCCTGGTGGTGGCTTTGATTGCTCTAGCAATTGAACCAGTTGCCCACTTCAAAGGGTGGAATAACTTCTTGAGTGCTGGTTTGTTCGTGAATCAAACTTCGGAGATCAGAGCATGGTTTCACAGGGTCTATGCTTCGTGGTTGGAGTTGCGTGCTGAATCTATTGTGCCTTTAGCTCAAGCTCTCTGTAGATTCTATATAGCACTCTTCTTGATGCAGTCAGTGGACCGTACGGTGCTGTGTCTTGGTTGCTTATGGATTAAGTACAAAGGGATCAAGCCAAATATCAGAGAAGATCCATTCAGGTCAGACCATTTGGAAGTTCCTGAGTATGACCACCCAATGGTTCTTGTTCAGATTCCTATGTATAATGAGAGAGAGGTAGGCATTGCATACCTACTGCTTTCTATTAGCATTTGTTTCTGTCTCTCTGTTTTACAATGTGCAAGCATATTGTCATCTGAGGAATTTGATCAGATAAGCATTTACGACCATTGCAGCACAGAAAGATGAAGGCTGACGAACAATCATTCATATGACCAATAAAGCTGTAGATAGTATGCTATATTTTATCATGTGAGCATAACTCGATTGTTTTGTACGGCTTGTTTGTGTCCATCTTTTGACTAATCATGAAGGATCAGTTTCAACAGGATGAGTAACTTAAGGCTCTTTAATATTGCATCCTTGTACTGTACGCATCTTGCTAGTTGTTAGTGATGAATAGACGATTTGGCTGTGAATAATGATACTAGCTAGGAATAGAGAAAGGACTATTGATTTGTGTTAATCTTCTCTGAACTTCACAATCTGGAAATGAACTTAGTGCTGTCAATTTGCGAAAACCTTACCGCCCTAAAAGGATTTATGTACCTAGTACTTTCCCTTAATATTGGATGATCTTTATGTCGATCTTAAGATACAAGATAGTGATATGAGAAGGTGTTGCCGCATTATGTGCCGTGTACTGTCCTCATTCTTGTATGACAAACTCCGCTGTGAACATCCTTTAGGTATACCAGCATTCCATCACAGCAGCCTGCCAACTCAATTGGCCTCAAGATCGGCTGCTTATTCAAATTCTGGACGACTCTGACGATGAGAGCATACAGAGGCTAATCAAGAGAGAGGTTTCGCAGTGGAGCCAAAAAGGTGTGAGCATTATATATAGGCATAGAGAGGTTAGAACTGGATATAAGGCTGGGAACCTCAAATCTGCCATGGACTGTGATTACGTGAAACAGTATGAGTTCGTTGCGATCTTTGATGCCGATTTTATGCCAAAACCAGACTTTCTCATGAAGACGGTCCCTCATTTTAAGGTTTCTCATACTTTAAATCTTCTTTTAGCTCCTGAGCGGCGCTCATCTCTATGACTATTCTCATCCTGTTTCGCAGGATAATCCTAAGCTAGGGTTGGTTCAAGCAAGGTGGATATTCATAAATAAGGATGAGAACTTGCTGACGCAAATGCAGAACGTTGATAGGTGCTTCCACTTTGAAGTGGAGCAGGAGGTTAACGGGGCGATCCTTAATTTCTTCGGTTTTAATGGTACTGCTGGTGTTTGGAGGATTGAAACACTTCAAGACTCTGGAGATTGGCTCGAGAGGACAACTGTAGAGGATATGGATATAGCGGTCCGTGCCCATCTCAAAGGTTGGAAGTTCATCTTCCTTAACGATGTGAAGGTATATTTAATCTAGATGCTTGATTTCTTCTTTggtttcattctttttctcgcGACTTCATTTGGAATTCAAGACGTCAGCAGTGGTCCTTGAAGAAAAAAGACTCAGACAAGAATAAGGGATTTCAGGAAAAAGTTTGGAGGAAGTTGCACGCAATGTACATAATGCCATCTGCTGAATTTTTTGGTTGATGCAATGGAAGAAACATCGGAACTGAACAGTTTTGTTCCATAATTTTGGAGTCTTTCtcacaaaatcaaatttcaaaatttaggtgcTCTGTGAGCTTCCTGAATCTTATGAAGCTTATAGAAAGCAGCAACACCGATGGCACTCGGGTCCATGCGATCTCTTTCGCTTGTGCCTTCCATCGATCATAACTTCCCAGGTAATTAACTCTTGCTCTTTCACTCTCTACTTTATTCTGTTTCTGAATCTCAAATGAAAAACCAAGAAAGTAAAtgaatttgtttttatattGCAGATCACTTTCTGGAAGAAAGCAAACCTGATATTCCTATTCTTCCTTCTAAGGAAGCTTATAGTTCCATTCTATACCCTCACATTCTTGTGCGTGATTCTTCCTATGGCCACGTTCGTCCCTGAAGCCAATCTACCGGCGTGGGTGATTTATTATTGGCCCCTAATAATGTtgatattgaacattttcctCGACCCCAGATCCACCCCTTTTGTAGTCCCTTACATTCTTTTTGAGAACACAATGTCCTTAGCCAAATTCAGTGCGGCAATTTCAGGGTTGCTACAGCTGAGTAGTTCACGCGAGTGGattgtcacaaaaaaaacaGGCCGCTTGGCAGATTGTGCTGAAATGAACAAAACCGGTGAAACCTGCAAAGGAGCATCTGATGAGGAGCTCACCAAGCTCAACAAACGAAAGGAAGGTCCAGTGgaacttgccaaaactcggaaGAAAACAAGCAAGATATACAAAAAAGAGCTTGCAGTGGCTTTCTTACTACTGACTGCCGCAGTTCGGAGTCTCCAATTGGCCAGAAAACTGCATTTCTGTTTCCTCTTACTCCAAGGCATCACATTCCTCATTGTCGGTCTTGGTCTAATTGGGGAGTAATGAGCTCTTCTTGGTTAAAAAGACTTATCTAGAATCATTGATAGGGGGCGGTATCGAACTTGGTTAGCTTCTGTAAAGCCAGTGCAAACTGTCATTTTATTGCTTATTCAATGTTATTGTTGGAGCCACAAGCAAATTGCCAACCGGCTATGTTGAAAAAGATGTCTTTTCCTAAGCGTCCGTTGCACAA
The window above is part of the Eucalyptus grandis isolate ANBG69807.140 chromosome 6, ASM1654582v1, whole genome shotgun sequence genome. Proteins encoded here:
- the LOC104450676 gene encoding probable xyloglucan glycosyltransferase 5 isoform X1, yielding MAKYSNCRFVIGGRDPALKPVVKDRSKTAKQLKWFLLMKANRAISSVAFVGNVLCTMVSSIKKRLLFGQRESDETVKLDKSKFLFRLILAFLVVALIALAIEPVAHFKGWNNFLSAGLFVNQTSEIRAWFHRVYASWLELRAESIVPLAQALCRFYIALFLMQSVDRTVLCLGCLWIKYKGIKPNIREDPFRSDHLEVPEYDHPMVLVQIPMYNEREVYQHSITAACQLNWPQDRLLIQILDDSDDESIQRLIKREVSQWSQKGVSIIYRHREVRTGYKAGNLKSAMDCDYVKQYEFVAIFDADFMPKPDFLMKTVPHFKDNPKLGLVQARWIFINKDENLLTQMQNVDRCFHFEVEQEVNGAILNFFGFNGTAGVWRIETLQDSGDWLERTTVEDMDIAVRAHLKGWKFIFLNDVKVLCELPESYEAYRKQQHRWHSGPCDLFRLCLPSIITSQITFWKKANLIFLFFLLRKLIVPFYTLTFLCVILPMATFVPEANLPAWVIYYWPLIMLILNIFLDPRSTPFVVPYILFENTMSLAKFSAAISGLLQLSSSREWIVTKKTGRLADCAEMNKTGETCKGASDEELTKLNKRKEGPVELAKTRKKTSKIYKKELAVAFLLLTAAVRSLQLARKLHFCFLLLQGITFLIVGLGLIGE
- the LOC104450676 gene encoding probable xyloglucan glycosyltransferase 5 isoform X2; the protein is MAKYSNCRFVIGGRDPALKPVVKDRSKTAKQLKWFLLMKANRAISSVAFVGNVLCTMVSSIKKRLLFGQRESDETVKLDKSKFLFRLILAFLVVALIALAIEPVAHFKGWNNFLSAGLFVNQTSEIRAWFHRVYASWLELRAESIVPLAQALCRFYIALFLMQSVDRTVLCLGCLWIKYKGIKPNIREDPFRSDHLEVPEYDHPMVLVQIPMYNEREDNPKLGLVQARWIFINKDENLLTQMQNVDRCFHFEVEQEVNGAILNFFGFNGTAGVWRIETLQDSGDWLERTTVEDMDIAVRAHLKGWKFIFLNDVKVLCELPESYEAYRKQQHRWHSGPCDLFRLCLPSIITSQITFWKKANLIFLFFLLRKLIVPFYTLTFLCVILPMATFVPEANLPAWVIYYWPLIMLILNIFLDPRSTPFVVPYILFENTMSLAKFSAAISGLLQLSSSREWIVTKKTGRLADCAEMNKTGETCKGASDEELTKLNKRKEGPVELAKTRKKTSKIYKKELAVAFLLLTAAVRSLQLARKLHFCFLLLQGITFLIVGLGLIGE